The genomic interval ATAAGACCCCCGGATCTACTCAAAGAGATTGCATAATAGACCACTGTGGTGGTACGTCTGTTTTTCTTTTCATTTTTCCCCTTGTTTAGCTGCTTTCAGATTCGTTGCTGTCAAAGTTGAGTTAACGCACTGCGAGTGAATTGCTTAATGATAATCAATCTTAACATTCAATTGTCCAGAAGAAGGTGTACACTAGCTAAACTGACGCATTGATCGCGGTCAAAGGTAAAATACTCTCAGGGAGGTGGCTTATGAGTATCGGTGCGCTGTTCAATTCTTATCTGTATCATGGCAATTCTCTGAAGAAGCGCTTCTTTGAGGGGTGGTATTTCAAGTTTGTTGACAAGAGAAAGCAAAAGTCCTTTGCAGTGATTCCCGGCGTCTCAACAGCTTCCTCAAAAAACGAGTCGCATTCTTTCATCCAGTTCCTTTCAGGCAGCAGAAATGAATCCGGAAATTTCATTTATCCCTTCGATGATTTTCATTCCGACACAAAGCGATTCTCCGTCGAAATCGGAGATAATCATTTCTCAACAGAAAGAGTGAGTCTCAAAATGAAGGATGAGAAAGTCAAGATCGATGGAGAGATCAAGATAATAGACCCTTACCTTTGGCCCGTCAGATTCTACTCCCCGGGAATTATGGGGCCGTTTTCATTTGTGCCTTTCATGGAGTGCTATCATGGTGTCGTCAGCATGGATCATTCTCTCGAGGGAGAAGTTGAAGTGAATGGAGAAGTAATAGATCTATATGGAGGAAAGGGTTATATAGAGAAGGATTGGGGAAGATCCTTTCCGGAAGCATGGGTCTGGATGCAGACTAACAACTTCGATCATGACGGGACGTCGTTCATGTTATCCGTAGCAACTATTCCTTGGTTGGGGAGAAGTTTTACTGGTTGTCTGTGTGCCTTTCTTTATAAAGGAGAGCTTTACAGATTCGCTACCTACAAGGGAGCAAAAATCATCAGAGTTGATTCATCGGGCGACAGGATTGCAGTTGAGCTGAGGCAGAGAGAATTTACGATACACGTGGATGCCAGGAAGACTTCTGGCGCTCAGCTTATTTCGCCGGTGCAGGGTAGTATGAGTGGTAAGATCGATGAGTCGCTGACATCCGAGATTCACCTTAAAATACACGAAGACAGCACACTTCTCTTTGAAGGTACCGGCACCAATTCTGGACTGGAAGCTGTAGGAAAATTGAGGCTAAAGGATTAGTCTTTAAGAAAAGACATCCATTTGGCTTGACTTGAAGACATTGCAGGACTAAGATTTGACTTTGCCGATGCAAAAAAATATCTTCGAAAAGTACGACCCACTTCTAAAGATGAAGGACACCCTTTTTTTTGGATGCCCTTCTTAAGGTGATCTTTGCCACGAATCTTTTCACCACTGCCATTAGCCGCTTCTCTTCAGCACACCTTTTCTCTTCGCCCATGATTCCATTCTTCTGAAGAAGAGAAGACCCGACGGCAGGAGAAGAGCGCCCAGAAAGATTAAGGGCCAAACATCATTACTCATTTCGGGGATGGTTTTGCCTTCAAGAATCGATGCGCGCATGCCTCTAAGTGCATAATTAGCCGGAGACAGCTTGCCGACCTGTTGCATCCAAACTGGCAGAACGTCGATTTCATAGTAGACTCCCGAGAACATCAGAAGCAAGGCTTGAAAGATGTGCACTACCTGCACTCCCTTCTCCGGCGAAATCAACGGCAACACTGCGGCGACTATTCCCAATCCCACAAACGAGAAGCTTGATACTGCAAGAATTCCAGCTGCTGACAGGAGATTAGCACTGCTCAGGTTCAGATCAAAGAAGACCGAAACAACGAGCAGAATGAGTCCACTTCTCAGTATTCCGTAGAGAATAGCATAGCCGCAAGTACTCAGTAAGTGAGTAGCTCTCCTAACAGGCGCCATAAACGTGTACTCGATTGTCTCCTCCCATCTTTCCCAGGCGACGGTCTCGGCCACTATTTCGAAGAGAATGGAGAGATAGCCCCAGAGTATGGAACCAAGCAACATATAGAGGATCAAGTAGCTTGTGTTAAGCTTAGTTCCCGAAAAAGACTCAACTCCCTTTCCGATGAAACCCATTGTCACCGAGTTTGCCATAGTGTAGACAAAGAAGACAACTTCCCATTTCCAGTACCTCTTTGTGAAGTTGAAATTGCGTTCGATAAAGGCCCAAGAGGCGCGAAGCTCTCGGGCCAGTGTATTTCCACTCATGCCGATTCTACCTCCTGATACTCGGCCTCCTCGATACTCATACCGGTATACTCCAGAAAAACATCTTCAAAGCTTGGATTATCAACCTTCCCAAGAAGCTGCTTTTTCAATTCGGTCGGTCGCCCCGAAGCAACGATTCTTCCAAGATGAATGATAGCCACGTAATCGCAGAGTTTCTCAGCTTCATCCATGTCGTGCGTTGTCAGAAGCATGGTCGTATTCATTGTTTGTTTGACATCTCTAATCAGATTCTGCACATCTCTCTTTGCTCTGGGATCGAGACCTGTGGTTGGCTCGTCAAGCAAGAGCATTCTTGGCTCTGTCATGAAGGCTCTCACGATTGCCACTTTTTGCTGCATACCTCTCGAGAAATCTTCGAGCGGATCCTTGAGCCTCTTGAGATCCAGGCCGAATTTCTCAGACAGATTGTTTATCTTTTTCAAAGCTTCACGTCTCGGTATTCCGTAAAGGCCTGCAGAAAAGCTGAGGTTCTCCACGGCAGACAGCTTTCTGAAGAAGCTGGCCTCCACTGAGACCCTGTTTATCATTCTTTGAATGGCCACG from Mesotoga infera carries:
- a CDS encoding ABC transporter permease — encoded protein: MSGNTLARELRASWAFIERNFNFTKRYWKWEVVFFVYTMANSVTMGFIGKGVESFSGTKLNTSYLILYMLLGSILWGYLSILFEIVAETVAWERWEETIEYTFMAPVRRATHLLSTCGYAILYGILRSGLILLVVSVFFDLNLSSANLLSAAGILAVSSFSFVGLGIVAAVLPLISPEKGVQVVHIFQALLLMFSGVYYEIDVLPVWMQQVGKLSPANYALRGMRASILEGKTIPEMSNDVWPLIFLGALLLPSGLLFFRRMESWAKRKGVLKRSG
- a CDS encoding ABC transporter ATP-binding protein, with protein sequence MADALLANNIVKTFKKNRKEVRALKGVNLRIKEGEIYGLLGPNGSGKSTFIRIASTLLIPDRGSISIFGFDSVSDSVAIQRMINRVSVEASFFRKLSAVENLSFSAGLYGIPRREALKKINNLSEKFGLDLKRLKDPLEDFSRGMQQKVAIVRAFMTEPRMLLLDEPTTGLDPRAKRDVQNLIRDVKQTMNTTMLLTTHDMDEAEKLCDYVAIIHLGRIVASGRPTELKKQLLGKVDNPSFEDVFLEYTGMSIEEAEYQEVESA